The Calothrix sp. PCC 7507 DNA segment TACAGAGTCCTTGCTAACTGCTACATGTGCAAGTTCATTGCCAGCAATTCTAATTCCATCTTTACATTCATACATCATATAACTAGTAAAAATACCAGCTTGCACAAGATTTTGTAAAACAGCGATCGCATCTCTTTTACCTGGTACAAACGCTTCCTGATATTTGATTTCTGTCTTTAACTCTGTACTCATCAATTTAACCTTCAAATAATTTATTATTGAACTGTTTAGACAGTTAAATTTTGTGTCTTAGCTAGTAATTGGCGATGGATTTTACCTGTGGATGTACGCGGTAAGTTAGCAACAAAACGAATTAATTTTGGAGCTTTAAAGTGGGGTAATTGTTGTTTAGCAAATTTACGAATACTATCTTCTAGTTGTGGAGATGGTGCTTGTCCTGGTTTGAGACTGATATAAGCCACAATTTGAGTTAATTGTTCGCTACCAACAAACTCCGGTGCGATCGCTACCTCCAACACCTGTGGATGCTGATGTAAGACATCTTCAATTTCCATAGGCGATATCCACTGACCATTGACTTTGAAGAGGTCATCTTTGCGTCCCATAAACCAGAAATAGCCTTCTTCATCCCGCAAATATTTATCTCCAGTTCGCATGGTATGGCCATAAATTACCTTCCTTGTCTCTGGAAGCCGATTCCAGTAACCCAGCATTAAGCTTTCTCCCTGCACTTGCAGATTACCAATTTCACCAGAAAGACAGGGAGAACCATTGTCATCTACTACTTGGACATCATATCCAGCGATCGCCCGACCAGAACTTCCAGGCTTACACTCTTCTATACTATTGGAGAGAAAAATGTGTAAAAACTCTGTAGTTCCTATCCCTTCACAAATTTTGTGGTTGTAAATCTCCAACCATTTCTGCCAAATACTTTTAGGCAGCTGTTCTGCTGCTGATACACACAAACGCAAAGAGGAAACATCCAAAGCACAGATTTCGTTTACAGCTAGCACAGAAGCATAGACGCTGGGTATGCCAAATAGTACTGTGGGTCGATAACGCTGAATGTCAGCGATGATATCAAAAGCATTGCTAGCATCTGATAGTACCGCGGCTGCACCAACCGCCATTGGCATGTATAGGGTATTCCCTAAGCCATAAGCAAAAGGCATCTTAGCGACTGAATAGGTAATGTCATCTGCATGTAGGCCAAGAATTGCTTTGCCATAATATTCTGCACACACCACCATGCTTTGATGGAGGTGAATTACACCCTTGGGACGACCAGTGCTACCAGAAGTGTAGAGCCAAAAAGCTGGTTCGTGAGGTGAAGTATCTGCACATGGCAAAAGTTCATCTTGTTCAGTCAGTAAGGATATGAATGACTTTTCCCCATCCACGAGCAGCAAATGACGCAACAACTGAGATGTGATTGGTGCTAGTTTCTCTTGCCATTGTTTAGTTGTGAGTAAAATCTTGGCACGAGAATCCTGTAGGATATATCGGATATCATCAACACTACTAGCCGTGTTGATTGGAACTGGCACAGCACCCAGCCAGATAGCACCCCAGAAAGCAAATACAAACTCTGGACTGTCTGGGAGTAAGATGGCTATGCGATTTTCCCGCTCTAGATTGAGATCAGACAATACCCTAGCAGTACGCTGCACAAAGCTGCTGACTTGTGCATAAGTGTATGTCTCATCTTGATAATAAAAGGCTATTTTTTCACCTCGTCGTTGTTGGAGGTTGCTCTCTATAAAGTGAGCAGCGACATTAAAGACTTGAGGCAACTTTGTAGAAATGCCATCCATCTGACGATTTTCCTTGATACTTATTAGTTGCTCAAACTGGAATCTAAAATTAGCCATTTCTGCGCCGAGATGCGCTTACGTCAAGTAGTCGAGGACATAATATAGGACTCCTATTTGATTTTTGAACTATACGTAGGGTGGGCACTGCCCACCACATCCAGGGTTTGGTGGGCAGTGCTACAGATACTTAGATTTGTTCAATAATCAAATCGGATTGCTATACCAATTGGAAAAATAATGGCTACAGATGGACAAAAACCCAAATGTAGCAGGCAGTTGCTAATCTAAAATCAAAAATGGTATGAGTAATCTTTTATCAGGTGTTAGTAGCGATCGCATCTGCGACTAAATTACAAAGTTCACCCAGTGTGATGTCATTTCGAGATAGCAGCTTGATATTGACTCCCAGTTGACGTTTCAATCTCAAGGCTATTTCTACTGTTTCCACAGAATCAATTTGCAAATTGCTTTGCAGGTAGGTTTTTTCATGAAGTAACTCTTCTGCAACCCCCAAATCAATCAATATTGCCTTGAGAGTATTCATTATGTTGGGAGTATCCATGCAGTAAAATTTCCTTAAATTCGTGTAGCAGTCACAACTGCATTCAAGTAGTTGGCGATTTTTTACTCCCTTCAGGGTTTTAGCCCAAAATTATAATTGCTTCTCAAAACCAGCCTTTTCTCACAAGATTCCAGTAGAACCTGATGGGAAAACTCTTGAATATACTTCAATGCTGCGCTGCTTTGTGAGAAATACTATGCGATCGCTAGCTAGTCAGCAAGCACATATTTTTATCGTCAACTTATTGCAAGTCTTTTTCAATACTTTGCCCAGTCTAGTGGAATCTGATTTTATTTGCAACTATATAGACTATAGATAATTCTTATCAAATAGATTTGTCTAGAGTAGACATAGCTATCTTATCAAAAAATACGTCTTAAGATAGATGCTAAATATTCTATATGTCAAATCACGCTTGAATAAGCGCGATCTCTGCAATTGTTTTGTAGTCAACGGCAGATTTTTTAGGTATTGATTCAGAGGTATTAGAGAAATATCTCATTGCAGATAGGTGTCGCTAAATGACTAGAATCACTACTTTTTCATAACTTATCAAAACTTTTTGTCACTAAAAGATGATAATAGTTTGCAATTGTTTCTTAATTTCATGTAAGATTTATTCTCAAATAAGTGACCAGTCATCCCAGTAAATTGTGGTAATTACATGTATCAGGGATGACTATTTTATCAATAGTACTTAAGGTATGGGACAGCAAATGATATTAAGGCAGTTGTTGAAAATTGGGTCAGTGACGGCTTGTTTCTGGCTGTGCATGGCAAATCTGGCAATGTCTCAGTCATTACCCAGTCAACAGCTACAAGGCAAATCTGCGCTTACTAAAGCACTACGCAATTCTAGGGCAATTAGAGAAATTCCTCTGACTAGGGCACAAATACTTGCACAGTCACCAGCCCCAGAAGTTGTATCAGTGACGGGAGTCAAAGCCAATCCTACTGACAAAGGTATGGAGTTGATTTTACAAACATCCATTGGGGAAGACTTGCAAATCACAAATCGCAGTGCTGGTAATAGCTTTATTGCTGATATTCCCAATACTCAACTGCGTTTACCTAGTGGCGAGGCATTCACATTCCGCTCTGAGAAACCAATTGCAGGTATTACTGAGATAACGGTTACTAACTTTGATGCTAGTACTATCCGAGTGACAGTGACGGGTGAAACAAGCACACCAATTGTTGAGTTGTTTGACAGTCCAGAAGAGGGTTTGATTTTTGGTGTTGCGAGTGCAGTCGCTTCTAAGCCTTCACAACAACCTGAAACGAGCAAGCCAGAGAGTGAAACTCAACCTAATCAACCATCAGCACAGGGTGATGCACCGATTGAAATAGTAGTCACAGGTGAACAAGATGGATATCGCGTACCTAACGCCACAAGTGCAACTAGAACTGATACACCATTACGTGACATTCCGGCCTCAATTCAGGTAGTTCCCCGACAGATTCTTGAAGAACAACAAATAACCCGACTAGATGAAGCACTCCGCAACGTTAGTGGTGTGACAGCAGATAATTTTGCTGGGGTTTTTACGAGATTTACTGTTCGTGGCTTCGACGGTGCGCCGATCCTCCGAGATGGTTTCCGACAATATGGCACCTTTCAAGTGATTCCAGAAACAGCAAATCTTGAAGGTATTGAAGTCCTTAAAGGCCCAGCTTCCATCTTGTATGGTGATATTGAACCAGGTGGCTTGATTAACGTGGTCAATAAAAAGCCTTTGTCTGAACCTTTTTATGCAGCAGAATTGCAAGCAGGAAGTGATGGTTTCTTTGGGCCTCGCATTGATATTTCGGGACCTCTAACCGACGATCGCAATCTACTTTATCGACTGAACGCATTGTATAGACGAGATGATGGATTTCGGGGCTATAGTCAGCCCAACGAACGATTATTTGTTGCACCAACTGCAACTTGGAAAATTAGCGATCGCACCAATCTCACTGTCGGATTGGAGTATACCGAAGACGAACGACCATTTGATGCGGGTTTAGTCGCCTTTGGGAATGGTGTCGTCAATGTTCCACGCGATCGCATCATTAACGAACCAGAGGACAGAAGCGAACAGAGCCTTTTCAATGTCGGCTACAGTCTAGAGCATCGTTTCAGCGACAAATGGAAAATCAACAACGCATTCCGATATTTCAGTCAAGATTATCTCACAGCTTTTTATTTTCCCGCT contains these protein-coding regions:
- a CDS encoding benzoate-CoA ligase family protein, whose translation is MANFRFQFEQLISIKENRQMDGISTKLPQVFNVAAHFIESNLQQRRGEKIAFYYQDETYTYAQVSSFVQRTARVLSDLNLERENRIAILLPDSPEFVFAFWGAIWLGAVPVPINTASSVDDIRYILQDSRAKILLTTKQWQEKLAPITSQLLRHLLLVDGEKSFISLLTEQDELLPCADTSPHEPAFWLYTSGSTGRPKGVIHLHQSMVVCAEYYGKAILGLHADDITYSVAKMPFAYGLGNTLYMPMAVGAAAVLSDASNAFDIIADIQRYRPTVLFGIPSVYASVLAVNEICALDVSSLRLCVSAAEQLPKSIWQKWLEIYNHKICEGIGTTEFLHIFLSNSIEECKPGSSGRAIAGYDVQVVDDNGSPCLSGEIGNLQVQGESLMLGYWNRLPETRKVIYGHTMRTGDKYLRDEEGYFWFMGRKDDLFKVNGQWISPMEIEDVLHQHPQVLEVAIAPEFVGSEQLTQIVAYISLKPGQAPSPQLEDSIRKFAKQQLPHFKAPKLIRFVANLPRTSTGKIHRQLLAKTQNLTV
- a CDS encoding acyl carrier protein, giving the protein MDTPNIMNTLKAILIDLGVAEELLHEKTYLQSNLQIDSVETVEIALRLKRQLGVNIKLLSRNDITLGELCNLVADAIATNT
- a CDS encoding TonB-dependent receptor, which codes for MSQSLPSQQLQGKSALTKALRNSRAIREIPLTRAQILAQSPAPEVVSVTGVKANPTDKGMELILQTSIGEDLQITNRSAGNSFIADIPNTQLRLPSGEAFTFRSEKPIAGITEITVTNFDASTIRVTVTGETSTPIVELFDSPEEGLIFGVASAVASKPSQQPETSKPESETQPNQPSAQGDAPIEIVVTGEQDGYRVPNATSATRTDTPLRDIPASIQVVPRQILEEQQITRLDEALRNVSGVTADNFAGVFTRFTVRGFDGAPILRDGFRQYGTFQVIPETANLEGIEVLKGPASILYGDIEPGGLINVVNKKPLSEPFYAAELQAGSDGFFGPRIDISGPLTDDRNLLYRLNALYRRDDGFRGYSQPNERLFVAPTATWKISDRTNLTVGLEYTEDERPFDAGLVAFGNGVVNVPRDRIINEPEDRSEQSLFNVGYSLEHRFSDKWKINNAFRYFSQDYLTAFYFPASFNQSTGILQRSFNTRDIDIQTYNFQTNIIGEFATGAVNHKLIFGVDLNHQNQDFFGQFAPGSSLNIFNPIYGATARPNLATLPVLVNFTQKSDRLGIYLQDQISLLDNLKLLAGLRYDTVDQKTINNPTSFNPRSSETTQNDDAVTPRLGIVYQPIKELSLYASYSKSFTPNSGTTVSGNTLEPERGQGYEVGAKAELFGGKLSATLAYFDITKQNVAKADPNFPNFSIASGEERSQGIELDIVGKILPGWNIFAAYAYTDAEIKQDTNNNLIGKRLFNVPQHNASLWTTYTIQKGSLSGLGFGIGFNYVSDRQGDQANTYQLGSYFLTNAALFYQRDNYRFAINFKNLFDVEYFSASNSGSRTSGIEPGAPLTILGSISVQF